Proteins encoded together in one Benincasa hispida cultivar B227 chromosome 1, ASM972705v1, whole genome shotgun sequence window:
- the LOC120077227 gene encoding agamous-like MADS-box protein AGL82, translated as MGRGKLSLNLIPNRKSRISTFKKRKNSLMKKAYELSTLCDVQTCVLVHGPASLPTEDPSQSDLEFHTWPSDRTHLEAMIRAYKTTRSCNFQKCKCFGLTDYFSDRKRKIESETCKLREKFMCPKWDEWLDRLSEHELREFMEGLDAKIEAANGMIDFMELADHENLFGELCSENSVQMGEDSIPQVLIPSVDDLFATGANHTEEDVMALDEIDNIRYLQMLLGEEEEDNYMAHYAN; from the coding sequence ATGGGAAGAGGAAAATTGAGCTTGAATCTGATTCCGAATCGGAAATCTCGAATCTCGACGTTCAAGAAGAGGAAGAACAGTTTGATGAAGAAGGCTTACGAGCTCTCCACCCTTTGCGACGTTCAAACGTGCGTTCTCGTCCATGGCCCTGCTTCTTTGCCCACTGAAGATCCTTCCCAATCTGACCTTGAATTTCACACTTGGCCTTCCGATCGCACTCACCTTGAAGCTATGATTCGAGCCTACAAAACCACCCGCTCCTGTAATTTCCAGAAATGCAAGTGTTTCGGTTTGACTGACTATTTCTCGGATCGGAAGAGGAAAATCGAATCAGAGACGTGTAAGCTCCGTGAGAAATTCATGTGCCCTAAGTGGGATGAGTGGCTTGATCGTTTGTCGGAACACGAATTGAGAGAATTCATGGAAGGACTGGATGCGAAAATTGAAGCCGCCAATGGAATGATCGATTTCATGGAATTAGCCGATCACGAAAATCTGTTTGGGGAGTTGTGTTCGGAAAATTCAGTTCAAATGGGAGAGGATTCCATTCCTCAAGTATTGATTCCGTCTGTTGATGACTTGTTTGCGACTGGGGCTAACCATACTGAAGAAGATGTGATGGCCTTGGATGAGATCGATAATATTAGGTATCTTCAAATGCTGTTgggggaagaggaagaagacaaCTACATGGCTCATTATGCAAAT
- the LOC120090852 gene encoding pentatricopeptide repeat-containing protein At1g08070, chloroplastic-like isoform X2, producing the protein MFQPFVSGFRRKSPGKQPWVSEGLFHPSVGMGGKTGNVEEAKHVYDQMPERSIIASNSMIVLFGIKGLVVEACKLFDGILEKDMVTWSALIACFQQNEMFEEAIRTFVEMHKIGLMVDEVVAVSALSACANLLIVNMGKLIHNLALKIGTESYINLQNALIHMYSKCGDIVVARKLFDEAHLLDLVSWNSMISGYLKCGLVENAKAIFDSMPKKDVVSWSSMISGYAQHDLFDETLALFQEMQMNGFKPDETTLVSVISACTRLAALEQGKWVHAYIKKNGLTINVILGTTLVDMYMKCGCVETALEVFYRMVEKGVSTWNALILGLAMNGLVESSLDMFSNMKKCQVTPNEITFVGVLGACRHMGLVDEGQHHFHSMIHDHKIKPNVKHYGCMVDLLGRAGKLQEAEELLNHMPMAPDVATWGALLGACKKHGDSEMGRRVGRKLIELQPDHDGFHVLLSNIYASKGKWDDVLEIRGMMTKHRVLKTPGCSMIEANGVVHEFLAGDKTHPDMDAIEEMLGEMAIKLKLEGYTPDTNEVLLDVDEEEKESTLFRHSEKIAIAFGLINISPPTPIRIMKNLRICNDCHTAAKLISKAFCRQIVLRDRHRFHHFEQGFCSCKDYW; encoded by the exons ATGTTTCAACCGTTTGTCTCGGGCTTCAGACGCAAATCTCCTGGGAAACAGCCGTGGGTTTCTGAAG GCTTGTTCCATCCGTCGGTCGGAATGGGAGGCAAAACAG GTAATGTAGAGGAGGCTAAGCATGTATATGATCAAATGCCAGAGAGGAGTATAATTGCTTCAAATTCTATGATTGTTTTGTTTGGCATCAAAGGGCTAGTGGTTGAAGCCTGTAAATTGTTTGATGGAATACTAGAGAAAGATATGGTTACATGGAGTGCATTAATTGCTTGCTTTCAGCAGAATGAGATGTTTGAGGAGGCTATAAGAACATTTGTAGAAATGCATAAAATTGGATTAATGGTGGATGAAGTTGTTGCAGTTAGCGCTCTTTCTGCTTGTGCGAACTTACTGATTGTTAATATGGGGAAATTGATTCACAACTTGGCTTTGAAAATTGGAACTGAATCTTATATAAACCTTCAAAATGCTCTGATTCATATGTACTCGAAATGTGGGGATATAGTGGTGGCCCGAAAACTGTTCGATGAAGCCCACTTGTTAGACTTGGTATCTTGGAACTCTATGATCTCGGGGTATTTGAAATGTGGTTTAGTTGAGAATGCCAAAGCCATTTTTGACTCCATGCCCAAGAAGGATGTTGTGTCTTGGAGTTCTATGATATCAGGTTATGCACAACATGACCTTTTTGATGAGACTCTCGCACTTTTTCAAGAAATGCAAATGAATGGCTTCAAACCAGACGAGACAACGTTAGTGAGTGTGATATCTGCGTGCACTCGCTTGGCTGCCCTTGAGCAAGGGAAGTGGGTCCATGCTTATATAAAAAAGAATGGTCTAACCATTAATGTCATTCTGGGTACAACCCTCGTTGACATGTATATGAAGTGTGGATGTGTTGAAACTGCCTTGGAGGTTTTCTATAGGATGGTAGAGAAAGGGGTTTCGACTTGGAATGCTCTAATTCTTGGGTTGGCTATGAATGGGTTGGTGGAAAGCTCGCTTGATATGTTTTCTAATATGAAAAAGTGTCAGGTAACACCTAATGAGATAACATTTGTGGGAGTACTTGGTGCCTGTCGACACATGGGTTTAGTAGACGAAGGGCAGCATCATTTTCATTCAATGATTCACGATCATAAGATAAAGCCGAATGTTAAGCACTATGGGTGCATGGTTGATCTTCTAGGACGTGCAGGTAAGCTTCAAGAAGCAGAGGAACTTCTCAACCATATGCCTATGGCACCAGATGTTGCTACTTGGGGTGCCTTACTTGGGGCTTGTAAGAAACATGGTGATAGTGAAATGGGAAGAAGGGTCGGAAGGAAGCTGATTGAGCTTCAACCTGACCATGATGGGTTCCACGTGTTGTTATCGAACATATATGCTTCAAAAGGAAAATGGGATGATGTTCTTGAGATTAGGGGCATGATGACAAAGCATAGGGTTTTGAAGACTCctggttgtagcatgattgaAGCAAATGGAGTTGTTCATGAATTTCTAGCTGGAGATAAAACACACCCGGACATGGATGCAATTGAGGAGATGTTAGGTGAAATGGCTATAAAATTGAAGTTAGAAGGTTATACACCAGACACAAATGAGGTTTTGCTTGATGTTgatgaagaagagaaggaaagtACTCTGTTTAGACATAGTGAGAAGATAGCCATTGCATTTGGCCTTATTAATATTAGTCCGCCAACACCAATCAGGATAATGAAAAACTTGAGGATATGTAATGACTGTCACACTGCTGCAAAATTAATCTCCAAGGCTTTTTGCCGTCAAATTGTGCTGAGAGATCGACATCGGTTTCATCACTTTGAGCAGGGGTTTTGTTCATGCAAGGATTACTGGTAG
- the LOC120090852 gene encoding pentatricopeptide repeat-containing protein At3g62890-like isoform X1, giving the protein MFQPFVSGFRRKSPGKQPWVSEGRRYMNLLRLNHLSSALKSSLIHKPTFKPTIDLSILEFHLKQCQHIKQFNQILSQMLLTGFVRDTYAASRLIKFSTNFPFIHIDYTRRIFNFIENTNCFMWNMMMRAYIQTNSPHFAFTLYKSMLSQDLCADNYTYPLLFQACSIRRSEWEAKQVHNHVLKLGFDSDVYVQNTLIHFFSSCSNMIDARRVFDESSVLDSVSWNSILAGYVQIGNVEEAKHVYDQMPERSIIASNSMIVLFGIKGLVVEACKLFDGILEKDMVTWSALIACFQQNEMFEEAIRTFVEMHKIGLMVDEVVAVSALSACANLLIVNMGKLIHNLALKIGTESYINLQNALIHMYSKCGDIVVARKLFDEAHLLDLVSWNSMISGYLKCGLVENAKAIFDSMPKKDVVSWSSMISGYAQHDLFDETLALFQEMQMNGFKPDETTLVSVISACTRLAALEQGKWVHAYIKKNGLTINVILGTTLVDMYMKCGCVETALEVFYRMVEKGVSTWNALILGLAMNGLVESSLDMFSNMKKCQVTPNEITFVGVLGACRHMGLVDEGQHHFHSMIHDHKIKPNVKHYGCMVDLLGRAGKLQEAEELLNHMPMAPDVATWGALLGACKKHGDSEMGRRVGRKLIELQPDHDGFHVLLSNIYASKGKWDDVLEIRGMMTKHRVLKTPGCSMIEANGVVHEFLAGDKTHPDMDAIEEMLGEMAIKLKLEGYTPDTNEVLLDVDEEEKESTLFRHSEKIAIAFGLINISPPTPIRIMKNLRICNDCHTAAKLISKAFCRQIVLRDRHRFHHFEQGFCSCKDYW; this is encoded by the coding sequence ATGTTTCAACCGTTTGTCTCGGGCTTCAGACGCAAATCTCCTGGGAAACAGCCGTGGGTTTCTGAAGGTAGGAGGTATATGAATTTGTTGAGATTGAACCACCTTTCTTCTGCACTTAAATCATCTCTGATTCATAAACCCACCTTCAAACCCACCATTGATCTTTCAATTTTGGAGTTTCATTTGAAGCAATGTCAACACATCAAGCAATTCAACCAAATTCTCTCTCAGATGCTTCTAACTGGCTTCGTAAGGGACACTTATGCCGCAAGCAGATTAATCAAATTCTCAACAAATTTTCCCTTCATTCACATCGACTACACCCGCCGAATCTTCAACTTCATTGAGAACACCAATTGCTTCATGTGGAATATGATGATGAGAGCTTATATTCAAACAAACTCGCCCCATTTTGCTTTCACTCTTTACAAATCTATGCTTTCCCAGGATCTGTGTGCTGATAATTACACCTACCCACTTCTGTTTCAGGCTTGTTCCATCCGTCGGTCGGAATGGGAGGCAAAACAGGTACATAATCATGTTTTGAAGTTGGGTTTTGATTCAGATGTTTATGTTCAAAATACTTTAAttcactttttttcttcttgctCAAATATGATTGATGCCCGCCGCGTGTTTGATGAAAGTTCTGTTTTGGATTCGGTGTCATGGAATTCAATTTTAGCTGGGTATGTTCAAATAGGTAATGTAGAGGAGGCTAAGCATGTATATGATCAAATGCCAGAGAGGAGTATAATTGCTTCAAATTCTATGATTGTTTTGTTTGGCATCAAAGGGCTAGTGGTTGAAGCCTGTAAATTGTTTGATGGAATACTAGAGAAAGATATGGTTACATGGAGTGCATTAATTGCTTGCTTTCAGCAGAATGAGATGTTTGAGGAGGCTATAAGAACATTTGTAGAAATGCATAAAATTGGATTAATGGTGGATGAAGTTGTTGCAGTTAGCGCTCTTTCTGCTTGTGCGAACTTACTGATTGTTAATATGGGGAAATTGATTCACAACTTGGCTTTGAAAATTGGAACTGAATCTTATATAAACCTTCAAAATGCTCTGATTCATATGTACTCGAAATGTGGGGATATAGTGGTGGCCCGAAAACTGTTCGATGAAGCCCACTTGTTAGACTTGGTATCTTGGAACTCTATGATCTCGGGGTATTTGAAATGTGGTTTAGTTGAGAATGCCAAAGCCATTTTTGACTCCATGCCCAAGAAGGATGTTGTGTCTTGGAGTTCTATGATATCAGGTTATGCACAACATGACCTTTTTGATGAGACTCTCGCACTTTTTCAAGAAATGCAAATGAATGGCTTCAAACCAGACGAGACAACGTTAGTGAGTGTGATATCTGCGTGCACTCGCTTGGCTGCCCTTGAGCAAGGGAAGTGGGTCCATGCTTATATAAAAAAGAATGGTCTAACCATTAATGTCATTCTGGGTACAACCCTCGTTGACATGTATATGAAGTGTGGATGTGTTGAAACTGCCTTGGAGGTTTTCTATAGGATGGTAGAGAAAGGGGTTTCGACTTGGAATGCTCTAATTCTTGGGTTGGCTATGAATGGGTTGGTGGAAAGCTCGCTTGATATGTTTTCTAATATGAAAAAGTGTCAGGTAACACCTAATGAGATAACATTTGTGGGAGTACTTGGTGCCTGTCGACACATGGGTTTAGTAGACGAAGGGCAGCATCATTTTCATTCAATGATTCACGATCATAAGATAAAGCCGAATGTTAAGCACTATGGGTGCATGGTTGATCTTCTAGGACGTGCAGGTAAGCTTCAAGAAGCAGAGGAACTTCTCAACCATATGCCTATGGCACCAGATGTTGCTACTTGGGGTGCCTTACTTGGGGCTTGTAAGAAACATGGTGATAGTGAAATGGGAAGAAGGGTCGGAAGGAAGCTGATTGAGCTTCAACCTGACCATGATGGGTTCCACGTGTTGTTATCGAACATATATGCTTCAAAAGGAAAATGGGATGATGTTCTTGAGATTAGGGGCATGATGACAAAGCATAGGGTTTTGAAGACTCctggttgtagcatgattgaAGCAAATGGAGTTGTTCATGAATTTCTAGCTGGAGATAAAACACACCCGGACATGGATGCAATTGAGGAGATGTTAGGTGAAATGGCTATAAAATTGAAGTTAGAAGGTTATACACCAGACACAAATGAGGTTTTGCTTGATGTTgatgaagaagagaaggaaagtACTCTGTTTAGACATAGTGAGAAGATAGCCATTGCATTTGGCCTTATTAATATTAGTCCGCCAACACCAATCAGGATAATGAAAAACTTGAGGATATGTAATGACTGTCACACTGCTGCAAAATTAATCTCCAAGGCTTTTTGCCGTCAAATTGTGCTGAGAGATCGACATCGGTTTCATCACTTTGAGCAGGGGTTTTGTTCATGCAAGGATTACTGGTAG